One Blastocatellia bacterium DNA segment encodes these proteins:
- a CDS encoding glucose-1-phosphate adenylyltransferase: MARRDDVLAIILGGGQGTRLFPLTKDRAKPAVPLAGKYRLVDISVSNCINSGITRIYVLTQFNSASLNRHISRTYQFGPFTEGFVDILAAEQTLENRNWFQGTADAVRRGWRHFEQWRAETYLILAGDHLYRMDYRDFIAHHERTRADVTLSVVAVEEERASEFGLMKIDDRGRVIEFREKPKGTALQEMRTDTARIGLAPEEAVRRPYLASMGIYVFRKSVLRTLLDEYPQYVDFGREIIPAAIQRYHVQAYLFDGYWEDIGTIRAFYEANIGLTLPLPKFNLYDPDAPIYTHPRYLPPAKIRECRIHDCLIADGSILNGAELIHCVIGVRSRIERGARLVRTIVMGADFYQTLEEMEADRARGIPIVGIGENAEIVGAIIDKNARIGANVRIVNVEGRQHADGENWYIRDGIVVIPRHAIIPDGTVI, encoded by the coding sequence ATGGCGCGTCGAGACGATGTCTTAGCGATCATCCTCGGTGGAGGACAGGGGACGCGGCTCTTTCCGCTCACCAAAGATCGGGCCAAACCGGCGGTCCCCCTAGCTGGGAAGTATCGCTTGGTGGACATCTCCGTGAGCAATTGCATCAATTCGGGGATCACGCGTATTTACGTCCTCACGCAGTTCAATTCCGCCTCGCTCAATCGGCATATCTCGCGAACGTATCAATTCGGGCCGTTCACCGAGGGCTTCGTGGATATTTTGGCGGCCGAGCAGACGCTGGAGAACCGGAATTGGTTTCAAGGGACGGCCGACGCTGTGCGTCGTGGCTGGCGCCATTTCGAGCAATGGCGCGCGGAGACATATTTGATCTTGGCCGGCGACCACCTCTATCGGATGGATTACCGGGATTTCATCGCTCATCATGAGCGAACGCGAGCGGATGTCACGCTCTCGGTCGTCGCCGTCGAAGAAGAGCGCGCATCGGAGTTCGGGCTCATGAAGATTGACGATCGGGGACGAGTCATCGAGTTCCGCGAGAAGCCAAAAGGCACAGCTCTCCAAGAGATGCGCACCGATACGGCGCGGATTGGCCTCGCACCTGAAGAGGCCGTGCGCCGTCCGTATCTGGCCTCGATGGGGATTTACGTGTTTCGCAAGTCGGTGCTCAGGACCTTGCTCGATGAGTATCCGCAGTACGTGGATTTCGGACGCGAGATCATTCCCGCGGCGATCCAGCGCTATCACGTTCAGGCATATCTCTTCGATGGCTACTGGGAGGACATCGGCACGATCCGCGCGTTCTATGAGGCGAACATCGGCCTGACCCTTCCACTTCCGAAATTCAACCTCTATGATCCGGATGCGCCGATTTACACGCATCCGCGCTATCTGCCACCGGCTAAGATTCGAGAATGTCGCATTCACGATTGCCTCATCGCCGACGGCTCCATCCTCAACGGGGCGGAATTGATCCACTGCGTCATCGGCGTCCGATCGCGCATCGAGCGAGGCGCACGGCTCGTGCGCACGATCGTCATGGGGGCGGATTTCTACCAGACGCTCGAGGAGATGGAGGCCGATCGCGCGCGGGGCATTCCCATTGTGGGGATCGGCGAGAACGCGGAGATCGTGGGCGCGATCATTGACAAGAACGCGCGCATCGGGGCCAATGTCCGGATCGTGAACGTGGAAGGACGGCAGCACGCCGATGGCGAGAATTGGTACATCCGGGACGGGATCGTCGTCATCCCTCGCCATGCCATCATCCCGGACGGGACGGTCATCTGA
- the lipA gene encoding lipoyl synthase has translation MANEVTHVELRDARGTRTLKIASRGIIRRHLEPIRTPKPPWIRATLPSGPVYGELKQLVAELRLHTVCQEALCPNIGECWGHGTMTIMLLGSVCTRACRFCAVATGNPRGWLDPEEPEHVAEAIALLAQRHGLKYVVLTSVDRDDLPDGGAAHFAETVRRIKARVPEIKVETLTPDFRGDLRAVEIVLEAGVDVFSNNLETVRRLTPRVRDPRAGYDQTLRVLAHAKEFRPDVLTKSSLMLGLGETDEELRQAMRDLRAVGVDILTLGQYLRPTKHHLPVARYVTPEEFALYRQWGYEEGFREVFSGPLVRSSYRAERVFIEARGGPA, from the coding sequence ATGGCGAACGAAGTGACACATGTGGAACTCCGGGATGCGCGCGGCACGCGGACATTGAAGATCGCATCCCGCGGGATCATCCGACGGCATCTGGAACCGATCCGGACGCCAAAGCCCCCGTGGATTCGTGCCACGCTGCCGAGCGGGCCCGTCTACGGCGAACTGAAGCAACTGGTCGCGGAGCTGCGCCTGCACACGGTATGTCAAGAGGCTCTCTGCCCGAATATCGGTGAGTGCTGGGGTCATGGAACGATGACGATCATGTTACTCGGTAGCGTGTGCACGCGCGCGTGTCGCTTCTGTGCCGTAGCGACGGGGAATCCACGCGGATGGCTTGATCCTGAGGAACCGGAACACGTCGCGGAAGCCATCGCCCTTTTGGCTCAGCGTCATGGTCTGAAATACGTCGTGCTCACGAGCGTGGACCGCGATGATCTCCCCGATGGCGGCGCCGCCCATTTCGCCGAGACCGTGCGCCGCATCAAGGCGCGAGTGCCCGAGATCAAGGTCGAGACCCTGACGCCGGACTTTCGGGGCGATCTCCGCGCCGTCGAAATCGTGCTCGAAGCCGGCGTGGACGTCTTCTCCAACAATTTGGAGACTGTGCGTCGGCTCACCCCTCGCGTGCGCGACCCCCGCGCCGGATATGATCAAACGCTTCGCGTCCTCGCCCACGCCAAAGAGTTTCGTCCTGATGTGCTCACCAAAAGCAGCTTGATGCTCGGCCTCGGTGAGACCGACGAGGAACTTCGCCAAGCCATGCGCGATCTCCGTGCCGTCGGCGTGGATATTCTCACGCTCGGACAATACCTGCGCCCGACCAAGCATCATCTTCCGGTCGCTCGCTACGTGACGCCGGAAGAATTCGCCCTCTATCGGCAATGGGGATATGAAGAGGGCTTCCGCGAGGTCTTCAGCGGACCGCTCGTCCGCAGCTCCTATCGCGCCGAACGCGTCTTCATCGAAGCGCGGGGCGGACCAGCGTGA
- a CDS encoding FAD-dependent oxidoreductase, whose protein sequence is MPEPARRLVVIGGVAGGMSAAARAKRVNPDLEVIVLERDPHVSYGACGIPYFLAGLVPDPEKLIVYTPEYFRRERGIDVRTNTEAVELRPDERTVLARDRGSGAVEKIPYDRLIIATGAIPVRPSLPGIELDHIFVLRSLNDGLRIHRALVEAHPQRAVILGAGYIGLEMAEALRMRGLQVTVIEALDHVLGQTEPEISRIVEQELAAHGVRLLLTTRAVGFEGDARGRVREVITDAGERLAADLALIGIGIRPNVHLAEAAGIALGPTGAIAVDERQETNITGIFAAGDCCEARHLVTERPTWIPLGPAANKQGRVAGDNAAGRHATFAGVVGTAVVKVFDLEVARTGLSLQEALAAGFKAKKVSTTASSRAGYYPGAHPITLVLIFDEATHRLLGAQMVGREGVAKRIDVFATALHARMTLEEMSQLDLSYAPPFAPVWDPILIAVNAALKV, encoded by the coding sequence ATGCCGGAACCTGCTCGGCGCCTTGTGGTTATCGGCGGAGTCGCTGGTGGCATGTCGGCAGCCGCGCGCGCCAAGCGCGTCAATCCCGATCTGGAGGTGATCGTCCTCGAGCGCGATCCCCACGTCTCTTATGGCGCCTGTGGAATCCCGTACTTTCTCGCTGGTCTCGTGCCCGATCCCGAGAAACTCATCGTCTATACGCCCGAGTACTTCCGCCGCGAACGGGGCATTGACGTGCGCACGAATACCGAAGCCGTGGAGCTTCGGCCGGACGAACGTACTGTCCTCGCGCGCGATCGCGGGAGCGGCGCGGTGGAGAAGATCCCCTACGATCGGCTCATCATCGCCACCGGCGCCATCCCTGTTCGTCCCTCCCTGCCTGGCATCGAGCTCGATCACATCTTCGTGCTGCGCAGCCTGAACGATGGCTTGCGAATTCATCGCGCGCTCGTCGAAGCGCATCCGCAACGTGCCGTCATCTTGGGAGCCGGATACATCGGCCTCGAGATGGCCGAAGCGCTCCGGATGCGCGGACTGCAGGTGACGGTCATCGAGGCGCTCGATCACGTCCTCGGCCAAACCGAGCCGGAGATCAGCCGGATCGTCGAGCAGGAGCTGGCCGCTCACGGTGTGCGCCTGCTGCTGACGACGCGCGCGGTTGGTTTCGAGGGCGATGCGCGCGGGCGAGTTCGCGAGGTCATCACCGATGCGGGCGAACGACTCGCCGCGGATCTCGCCCTGATCGGCATCGGCATTCGCCCGAACGTGCATCTGGCCGAAGCGGCCGGGATTGCGCTCGGCCCCACCGGGGCCATCGCCGTAGACGAGCGACAGGAAACGAATATCACGGGCATCTTCGCCGCCGGCGATTGCTGCGAGGCGAGGCATCTGGTCACCGAACGCCCGACATGGATTCCGCTCGGCCCGGCGGCTAATAAGCAAGGGAGAGTCGCGGGAGATAATGCGGCCGGACGGCACGCGACGTTTGCAGGCGTCGTTGGAACAGCTGTCGTCAAGGTCTTCGATCTCGAAGTCGCGCGCACCGGGCTCTCGCTTCAGGAAGCGCTCGCAGCTGGGTTCAAAGCGAAGAAGGTCTCGACCACGGCTTCTTCGCGCGCCGGATACTATCCAGGCGCGCATCCCATTACCCTCGTCCTCATCTTCGACGAAGCGACGCATCGGCTGCTCGGTGCCCAGATGGTCGGGCGCGAAGGCGTGGCCAAACGCATTGATGTATTCGCGACCGCCCTGCACGCCCGGATGACGTTGGAAGAGATGAGCCAGCTCGATCTGAGTTATGCGCCACCTTTCGCACCGGTGTGGGATCCGATCCTGATTGCCGTCAATGCGGCGCTGAAGGTGTGA
- a CDS encoding ABC transporter ATP-binding protein — MSDVRPQAIERDRRAARPHVLLRAEGLCKTYTDGPEPVPVLRGVDLSVVEGEMVAIVGASGSGKSTLLHLLGGLDRPTSGRVIFQGFDIFSGSEVDLARFRQQMIGFVFQFHGLLPEFTALENVMLPLLIGGMTRTEAARRAAAMLEQVGLGHRLAHRPAQLSGGEQQRVALARALVHEPRLLLADEPTGNLDVRTGALVFALLQDLHRARQLTAIIATHNESIARRCDRVLHLHDGTLREEF; from the coding sequence ATGAGTGACGTGCGCCCGCAAGCGATCGAACGCGATCGGCGCGCGGCGCGTCCGCACGTTCTGCTCCGTGCCGAAGGGCTCTGCAAGACCTACACCGATGGACCGGAGCCCGTGCCGGTACTGCGAGGGGTGGACTTGAGCGTTGTCGAAGGCGAGATGGTGGCCATCGTCGGCGCATCGGGCTCGGGGAAATCCACGTTGCTGCATCTGCTGGGTGGGCTCGATCGCCCGACCTCGGGTCGAGTGATTTTCCAGGGGTTTGACATCTTTTCTGGGAGTGAGGTAGATTTAGCTCGGTTCCGGCAGCAGATGATCGGTTTCGTCTTTCAGTTTCACGGGCTGCTGCCGGAATTCACGGCGCTTGAGAACGTGATGCTGCCGCTGTTGATCGGCGGCATGACGCGGACGGAGGCCGCGCGGAGGGCGGCGGCGATGCTGGAGCAGGTGGGATTGGGGCATCGGCTCGCGCATAGGCCCGCGCAACTCTCCGGAGGGGAGCAACAGCGGGTCGCCTTGGCGCGGGCGCTCGTCCATGAGCCGCGTCTGCTGCTGGCGGACGAACCCACGGGAAACCTCGATGTTCGAACTGGAGCCCTTGTGTTCGCGCTGCTTCAAGACCTGCATCGGGCCCGACAGTTGACGGCGATCATCGCCACTCACAACGAATCTATAGCCCGTCGCTGTGATCGCGTGCTACACTTACATGACGGGACGTTGCGAGAGGAATTTTGA
- a CDS encoding ABC transporter permease, whose translation MRSVIEAVREAVSVRPFELLIALRYLTAKRKQAVIAVISLIAILGIAAGVAVLLIALSLVNGFNEDIQGKLLAGTAHLNLLRKDGRAIPAELQEKIARVPGIRAVAPTHYEQVFASHAGHGVGLILKGVDLGAPREANEVWGIVVQGAVERLAEEADGVPGILLGRVIAEELGVKVGDVLTIIPPDGRLTPLGVIPRLGRLRVVGLFSSGLYEYDSSWGYVSLDALRRLLGTEQPATVLQMKVTDIYAVKEIARRVREIAGPEYTTTDWQELNQPVFAALQIQRIVVVVVLTLMIFIAALNIITSLVMMVIEKTRDISILRAMGARSISIMRIFIWQGVLVGVIGTALGLGAGVLLSWLADRYQWIRLPETVFSIAYAPFRPRVGDAAIVAGIALLISFLATIYPARQAARLNPVEGLRYE comes from the coding sequence ATGCGATCGGTCATTGAAGCGGTGCGGGAGGCCGTGAGCGTGCGTCCGTTCGAGCTGCTCATCGCCCTGCGCTATCTGACGGCGAAGCGAAAGCAAGCGGTCATCGCCGTCATCAGCTTGATCGCGATCTTGGGGATCGCCGCGGGGGTGGCCGTGCTGCTGATCGCGCTCTCGCTCGTGAACGGATTCAATGAAGACATTCAGGGGAAGCTGCTGGCGGGCACAGCGCACCTGAATCTCTTGCGGAAAGATGGCCGAGCGATTCCCGCTGAGCTGCAGGAGAAGATCGCCCGCGTGCCGGGAATTCGCGCGGTGGCGCCGACGCATTACGAACAGGTCTTCGCGTCGCACGCGGGACACGGCGTGGGACTCATTCTGAAAGGCGTTGACCTCGGGGCTCCACGAGAAGCGAACGAGGTGTGGGGCATCGTCGTTCAGGGAGCGGTCGAGCGATTAGCTGAAGAAGCCGATGGAGTGCCCGGCATACTGCTGGGGCGTGTCATCGCCGAAGAATTGGGCGTGAAGGTGGGAGATGTGCTCACGATCATCCCACCGGATGGAAGGTTGACCCCCCTGGGCGTGATCCCCCGTCTGGGACGGCTGCGCGTCGTGGGCCTTTTCTCGTCAGGGCTCTACGAATACGATTCCTCCTGGGGCTACGTCTCTTTGGACGCGTTGCGACGGTTGCTGGGCACGGAGCAACCCGCCACCGTGTTGCAGATGAAGGTCACGGATATCTATGCTGTGAAGGAGATCGCGCGACGCGTCCGCGAGATCGCCGGGCCGGAGTACACAACGACGGATTGGCAGGAGCTGAATCAACCGGTGTTCGCGGCCTTGCAGATTCAGCGGATCGTCGTCGTCGTCGTCCTCACGCTGATGATCTTCATCGCGGCGTTGAACATCATCACATCGCTCGTGATGATGGTCATTGAGAAGACGCGGGATATTTCGATCTTGCGGGCGATGGGCGCGCGCTCAATCTCGATCATGCGCATCTTCATCTGGCAAGGCGTCCTCGTCGGAGTGATCGGCACGGCGCTGGGGCTCGGCGCGGGCGTTTTGTTATCGTGGCTCGCCGATCGGTATCAATGGATTCGATTGCCGGAGACGGTCTTCTCGATCGCCTATGCGCCATTTCGTCCGCGCGTGGGGGACGCGGCGATCGTCGCGGGGATCGCTCTGTTGATCAGCTTCCTGGCGACGATCTATCCGGCCCGGCAAGCCGCGCGCTTGAATCCCGTCGAGGGGCTGCGGTATGAGTGA
- a CDS encoding SDR family NAD(P)-dependent oxidoreductase, with amino-acid sequence MGAAGSDLQNRIVIITGASSGIGEATARRLAREGAVVVLAARRRERLERLAEEIAASGGHALAIPTDITVEADRRRLVERTMETYGRVDALVNNAGYGQRGPIECVPIEAIRQNFETNLFALIALTQLVIPILRTQGRGRIVNVSSVAGRIARPFSAVYDATKHALEAISDGLRGELAPFGIHVIVIEPGFIQTEFLHVANEVSRSALERSHPYAPFLADLDRRYERWRRWAGRPEDVAAVIMRALTEARPRPRYAVPKHARLLLALKRWIPDHLFDALMRRQMGLVHRPLES; translated from the coding sequence ATGGGCGCGGCGGGGAGCGACCTGCAGAATCGCATCGTCATCATCACGGGGGCTTCCTCGGGAATCGGCGAAGCGACAGCGCGGCGCTTGGCGCGCGAAGGCGCTGTGGTCGTCCTCGCGGCGCGACGACGAGAGCGCTTGGAACGCCTCGCCGAAGAGATCGCGGCCTCCGGAGGACACGCGCTCGCCATTCCCACGGATATCACCGTAGAGGCCGACCGGCGTCGCCTTGTCGAGCGCACGATGGAGACGTATGGACGCGTAGACGCGCTCGTCAACAATGCGGGTTATGGTCAGCGCGGGCCCATCGAGTGCGTCCCCATCGAAGCCATCCGGCAGAATTTCGAGACGAATCTCTTCGCGCTCATCGCGCTCACACAGCTTGTGATCCCCATCCTGAGAACCCAAGGACGCGGGCGCATCGTGAACGTCAGCTCGGTCGCTGGGCGCATCGCCCGCCCCTTCTCGGCCGTATACGATGCCACGAAACACGCTCTGGAAGCGATCTCCGATGGACTCCGCGGGGAGCTTGCTCCCTTCGGCATTCACGTCATCGTGATCGAGCCGGGATTCATTCAGACCGAATTCTTGCACGTCGCCAATGAGGTCTCGCGCTCAGCGTTGGAGCGTTCGCACCCATACGCTCCATTTTTGGCCGACCTCGATCGCCGATATGAGCGCTGGCGGCGATGGGCAGGACGTCCGGAAGACGTCGCCGCCGTCATTATGCGAGCGCTCACGGAGGCGCGCCCGCGCCCTCGCTATGCCGTGCCCAAGCATGCGCGCCTATTGCTCGCGCTCAAACGCTGGATCCCGGATCACCTCTTCGATGCCCTCATGCGTCGGCAGATGGGACTGGTCCATCGCCCCCTCGAGAGTTGA
- a CDS encoding ferritin-like domain-containing protein — translation MDREKILNALNKALAQEYACFIRYKTHAAVITGPYAKPISEQLDEIAEDEESHARDLRDRITGLGGTPTMAVTTEDLIPATTLEEILRVNIEEEKKAIALYQEILNIIPREQHLLYETIQDILEDEFEHLEELQRLQS, via the coding sequence ATGGACCGAGAGAAGATCCTGAACGCTCTCAACAAAGCGCTCGCTCAGGAATACGCCTGTTTCATCCGCTACAAGACGCATGCGGCCGTCATCACCGGCCCTTACGCTAAGCCCATCAGTGAGCAACTGGATGAGATCGCCGAGGATGAGGAGAGCCACGCTCGCGATTTGCGCGATCGCATCACGGGATTAGGAGGCACGCCGACGATGGCGGTCACCACCGAGGACCTCATCCCGGCCACGACGCTCGAGGAGATCCTACGCGTTAATATCGAGGAGGAGAAGAAGGCCATCGCCCTCTATCAGGAGATCCTCAACATAATTCCGCGCGAGCAACATCTGCTCTACGAGACGATCCAGGACATCCTCGAAGACGAATTCGAACACTTGGAGGAGCTGCAGCGGCTTCAGTCCTGA
- a CDS encoding VCBS repeat-containing protein, whose amino-acid sequence MRIRGVFCFVLSLGFFIRPGFGLAQFQAPVILEPSPSESSFGFGLASGDVNGDGVADLLVGAVLVDVEGKANAGQVFVFFGGAPLETSPDLILRAPTPERDARFGWAIALGDLNGDGWKDILVSALLANGGAQRGTGKVYFFFGGPSLDARADGELPLPSLNPLARFGWALAVGDVNGDGREDVLVGAENVRIGTQDQAGQVFLYEGGASFPTAPRTLQSPRPQRGAAFGNAVVVGDVNGDGFDDVLVGAPNEDAGSAQEAGRVHIFFGGSPLDLTVDATLQQPVPKRNSGFGQALAVGDVNGDGLEDALVGTPHPNLTQTLLTATSDPGEVYLFFGSRPFDAVADLTLRAPAPGQNDGFGTALALGKARGGTGADILVGAQIARRGSVTGRAYFFAGGSALDATADVTFQASPPDPGTQFALALTIADVNHDGRGDVTIGSVNPGAFGLPTGPGRVYIFPAT is encoded by the coding sequence ATGCGCATACGTGGGGTGTTCTGTTTCGTCCTCTCCTTGGGATTCTTCATCCGACCTGGCTTCGGGCTCGCGCAATTTCAAGCTCCCGTCATCTTGGAGCCTTCTCCTTCTGAGAGCAGTTTCGGGTTCGGACTGGCCAGCGGAGATGTGAACGGGGATGGGGTCGCCGATCTTCTCGTGGGCGCTGTGCTCGTGGACGTTGAGGGCAAGGCGAACGCGGGACAGGTCTTTGTCTTCTTCGGCGGCGCGCCCCTGGAGACCTCTCCCGATCTCATCCTTCGTGCGCCGACACCGGAGCGAGACGCTCGTTTCGGTTGGGCTATTGCCCTTGGAGACCTGAATGGAGATGGTTGGAAAGACATCCTCGTCTCGGCGCTTCTCGCCAACGGAGGGGCACAACGGGGTACGGGGAAGGTGTACTTCTTCTTCGGCGGTCCTTCTTTGGACGCGCGAGCGGATGGGGAGCTTCCGCTGCCGAGCTTGAATCCCTTAGCGCGTTTCGGGTGGGCGCTCGCCGTCGGGGATGTGAACGGTGATGGGCGAGAGGACGTTCTCGTCGGCGCTGAAAATGTGCGGATCGGTACCCAGGATCAGGCTGGCCAGGTCTTCCTTTATGAAGGCGGAGCGTCATTCCCAACTGCTCCGCGCACGCTTCAATCTCCCAGGCCTCAGCGCGGAGCAGCCTTTGGGAACGCGGTCGTCGTTGGGGACGTCAATGGAGATGGATTCGATGACGTGCTCGTAGGAGCCCCGAATGAAGACGCCGGTTCAGCTCAAGAGGCCGGGCGCGTGCACATCTTCTTCGGGGGATCGCCCCTTGATCTGACGGTGGATGCAACGTTACAACAGCCCGTTCCCAAGCGAAACAGCGGTTTCGGTCAGGCGCTCGCTGTTGGGGACGTCAACGGAGACGGCTTGGAGGACGCTCTCGTTGGAACGCCGCATCCGAATCTCACGCAGACTTTGCTCACGGCCACGAGCGATCCAGGCGAAGTCTATCTCTTCTTCGGGAGCCGACCGTTTGATGCTGTAGCAGATCTCACCCTTCGCGCTCCCGCACCCGGTCAGAATGACGGCTTTGGCACAGCGCTGGCCCTGGGGAAAGCGCGGGGAGGGACGGGGGCTGACATCCTCGTGGGCGCTCAGATCGCTCGGAGGGGCAGCGTTACGGGACGAGCCTATTTCTTCGCCGGGGGATCAGCTCTGGATGCGACGGCCGATGTCACTTTTCAGGCCTCTCCTCCCGATCCAGGAACGCAGTTCGCTCTCGCCTTAACCATTGCGGACGTGAACCACGATGGACGAGGCGACGTGACGATTGGATCGGTGAACCCAGGGGCATTTGGGCTGCCGACAGGACCGGGGAGGGTCTATATCTTTCCGGCCACGTGA